In Nocardioides faecalis, the following proteins share a genomic window:
- the phoU gene encoding phosphate signaling complex protein PhoU, whose product MREAYIDQLDSIFADLSAIGRQVRTAVSQATTALMTGDAEIAERVISEDAAIDRARERVEEKAFDLLSLQQPVATDLRTLVAALRMVAELERMGDLSVHVAKVARLRVPAVAVPAEVRPTMTRMAEVAEDMVTRVVDVIAERDVEAAIALGRDDEVMDQLRRASFTQLLADDWPHGVEAAVDIALLGRYYERIADHAVSVANRVIFVVTGHKPTAVG is encoded by the coding sequence ATGCGTGAGGCCTACATCGACCAGCTCGACTCCATCTTCGCCGACCTGTCCGCCATCGGCAGGCAGGTGCGCACTGCGGTCTCCCAGGCCACGACGGCCCTGATGACCGGTGACGCCGAGATCGCCGAGCGGGTGATCAGCGAGGACGCCGCCATCGACCGGGCCCGGGAGCGGGTGGAGGAGAAGGCCTTCGACCTGCTCTCCCTGCAGCAGCCCGTGGCCACCGACCTGCGCACCCTCGTGGCGGCACTGCGGATGGTGGCCGAGCTGGAGCGGATGGGCGACCTGTCGGTGCACGTGGCGAAGGTGGCGCGGCTGCGGGTACCGGCGGTGGCGGTGCCCGCCGAGGTCCGGCCGACGATGACCCGGATGGCGGAGGTCGCCGAGGACATGGTGACCCGGGTGGTCGACGTGATCGCCGAGCGCGACGTGGAGGCCGCCATCGCCCTGGGCCGCGACGACGAGGTGATGGACCAGCTGCGCCGCGCCAGCTTCACCCAGCTGCTCGCCGACGACTGGCCGCACGGCGTGGAGGCCGCCGTCGACATCGCGCTCCTGGGCCGCTACTACGAGCGGATCGCCGACCACGCGGTCTCGGTGGCCAACCGGGTGATCTTCGTGGTCACCGGCCACAAGCCGACCGCGGTGGGCTGA
- a CDS encoding DMT family transporter codes for MPEAAQPVTGPDTPAVPGVLPLLAVGVTLVLWASAFVGIRHLADDFSAGALSLGRLAVGAVALGLAALAQGMPRPTRRQWASIAAIGVLWFGVYNVSLNAGEQRVDAGTASLLIQVSPVLIALLAAAFLGERFTWTLSVGLVLAFAGVAVIGLSGSGDGAAPNDLLGVVLCLVAAAVYAVSVILQKPLLAQLSALQVTWLACTIGALACLPWAGQLVEQAGRAPLSSSLWLVYLGVFPTAIAFTTYAFALRHMSASSLGVTTYLVPPLTIVLGWLLLDEVPPVAAYVGGALALVGVGVARRRPRKREAAPIAGPDPAEAAVQAPAVPGAVPGAVPGDAGRDGR; via the coding sequence GTGCCCGAAGCCGCCCAGCCCGTCACCGGGCCCGACACTCCCGCCGTCCCGGGCGTGCTGCCGCTGCTCGCGGTCGGCGTGACCCTGGTGCTGTGGGCCAGCGCCTTCGTCGGCATCCGGCACCTGGCCGACGACTTCAGCGCCGGCGCCCTGTCCCTGGGGCGGCTGGCCGTGGGGGCGGTGGCGCTCGGGCTCGCCGCGCTCGCCCAGGGCATGCCCCGCCCCACCCGGCGGCAGTGGGCCTCGATCGCGGCAATCGGCGTGCTGTGGTTCGGCGTCTACAACGTCTCGCTCAACGCCGGTGAGCAGCGCGTGGACGCCGGCACCGCATCCCTGCTGATCCAGGTCTCCCCGGTGCTGATCGCACTGCTGGCCGCCGCCTTCCTCGGCGAGCGGTTCACCTGGACCCTGAGCGTCGGGCTGGTGCTGGCCTTCGCCGGGGTGGCGGTGATCGGCCTGTCCGGCTCGGGTGACGGCGCTGCGCCCAACGACCTGCTCGGCGTCGTGCTGTGCCTGGTGGCGGCCGCGGTGTACGCGGTCAGCGTGATCCTGCAGAAGCCCCTGCTGGCCCAGCTCTCCGCGCTGCAGGTGACCTGGCTGGCGTGCACGATCGGTGCCCTCGCCTGCCTGCCGTGGGCCGGCCAGCTCGTCGAGCAGGCCGGCCGTGCGCCGCTCTCCTCGTCGTTGTGGCTGGTCTACCTGGGCGTCTTCCCCACCGCGATCGCGTTCACGACGTACGCCTTCGCGCTGCGGCACATGAGCGCCTCCTCGCTCGGCGTGACCACCTACCTGGTGCCGCCGCTGACGATCGTGCTGGGCTGGCTGCTCCTGGACGAGGTGCCGCCGGTGGCGGCGTACGTCGGCGGCGCGCTCGCCCTGGTGGGCGTCGGCGTCGCTCGGCGCCGCCCGCGGAAGCGCGAGGCCGCACCCATTGCTGGACCGGACCCTGCCGAGGCCGCGGTGCAGGCTCCGGCGGTGCCTGGTGCGGTGCCTGGTGCGGTGCCTGGCGACGCCGGTCGCGACGGCCGGTAG
- a CDS encoding response regulator transcription factor has product MTRVLVVEDEESYSDALGYLLRKEGFEVAIAADGHAALREFDRYGADIVLLDLMLPGIPGTEVCRTIRQTSNVPVIMVSAKDDEVDKVVGLELGADDYVTKPYSPRELVARIRAVLRRGQDSDQPADTLEAGPVRMDVERHVVTVNGTEQRLPLKEFELLEMFLRNPGRVLTRGQLIDRVWGSDYVGDTKTLDVHVKRLRAKVEPEPSEPRYLITVRGLGYKLEV; this is encoded by the coding sequence GTGACCCGGGTACTGGTCGTCGAGGACGAAGAGAGCTACAGCGACGCGCTGGGCTACCTGCTGCGCAAGGAGGGCTTCGAGGTCGCGATCGCCGCCGACGGCCACGCCGCGCTGCGGGAGTTCGACCGCTACGGCGCCGACATCGTGCTGCTCGACCTGATGCTCCCCGGCATCCCGGGCACCGAGGTGTGCCGCACCATCCGGCAGACCTCGAACGTGCCGGTGATCATGGTCAGCGCCAAGGACGACGAGGTGGACAAAGTCGTCGGGCTGGAGCTCGGCGCGGACGACTACGTCACCAAGCCGTACTCCCCGCGCGAGCTGGTCGCCCGGATCCGGGCCGTGCTGCGCCGCGGCCAGGACTCCGACCAGCCCGCCGACACCCTCGAGGCCGGTCCGGTCCGGATGGACGTCGAGCGGCACGTCGTGACCGTCAACGGCACCGAGCAGCGGCTGCCGCTGAAGGAGTTCGAGCTGCTGGAGATGTTCCTGCGCAACCCCGGCCGGGTGCTGACCCGCGGCCAGCTCATCGACCGGGTCTGGGGCTCCGACTACGTCGGCGACACCAAGACCCTCGACGTGCACGTGAAGCGGCTGCGCGCGAAGGTGGAGCCCGAGCCGAGCGAGCCGCGCTACCTGATCACCGTGCGCGGCCTGGGCTACAAGCTGGAGGTCTGA
- a CDS encoding sensor histidine kinase: MDATTQQALLAALLGALVTAGAGFAWYLSDRQQRRQPPAEEPVVPDGVAAVLSVLRSSAVVLDESDTVLKASAPAYAMGFVRGTDLLSDELAEVVHQVRRDGQIRETELVVPRPGGLPRHVVARVAPLGSRLVLALVEDRTRERRVEEVRRDFVANVSHELKTPVGAVRILAEAVQDAADDPEAVHHFASRMLTESERLARLVGQIIELSRLQGDEPLEHPTPVSIDEVVAAAVDGTQLAAAAKDIAVLAEGEAGLKVVGSEKQVGAAVANLVANAVAYSEPTSRVVVTRRRVGDDVEISVIDRGIGIPEAEVERIFERFYRVDPARHRSTGGTGLGLSIVKHVAATHGGDVRVWSVEGQGSTFTLTLPVQPERHTAPAQHSLAPKDTPPPHPPAGTPQNREEGP, encoded by the coding sequence GTGGACGCGACGACGCAGCAGGCCCTCCTGGCCGCGCTGCTCGGCGCCCTGGTCACCGCCGGCGCCGGCTTCGCCTGGTACCTCAGCGACCGCCAGCAGCGCCGGCAGCCGCCGGCCGAGGAGCCGGTGGTCCCCGACGGGGTGGCGGCCGTGCTCTCCGTGCTGCGCAGCAGCGCGGTGGTGCTCGACGAGTCCGACACGGTGCTCAAGGCCTCCGCCCCGGCCTACGCGATGGGCTTCGTCCGCGGCACCGACCTGCTCTCCGACGAGCTGGCCGAGGTGGTCCACCAGGTACGACGCGACGGCCAGATCCGCGAGACCGAGCTCGTCGTGCCGCGTCCCGGCGGGCTGCCCCGGCACGTCGTGGCGCGGGTCGCGCCGCTCGGCTCCCGCCTCGTGCTGGCGCTGGTCGAGGACCGCACCCGCGAGCGCCGGGTGGAGGAGGTGCGCCGCGACTTCGTCGCCAACGTCAGCCACGAGCTCAAGACGCCGGTGGGCGCCGTACGGATCCTCGCCGAGGCCGTGCAGGACGCCGCCGACGACCCCGAGGCGGTGCACCACTTCGCCTCGAGGATGCTGACCGAGTCCGAGCGGCTCGCCCGGCTGGTCGGCCAGATCATCGAGCTGTCCCGACTGCAGGGCGACGAGCCTCTGGAGCACCCCACGCCGGTGTCCATCGACGAGGTCGTCGCCGCCGCGGTGGACGGCACCCAGCTGGCCGCGGCCGCCAAGGACATCGCGGTGCTCGCCGAGGGCGAGGCCGGGCTCAAGGTCGTCGGCAGCGAGAAGCAGGTGGGGGCCGCGGTGGCCAACCTCGTCGCCAACGCCGTGGCCTACTCCGAGCCGACCTCACGGGTCGTGGTGACCCGGCGCCGGGTCGGCGACGACGTGGAGATCTCCGTGATCGACCGGGGCATCGGGATCCCCGAGGCCGAGGTGGAGCGCATCTTCGAGCGGTTCTACCGGGTCGACCCCGCCCGGCACCGCTCCACCGGCGGCACCGGCCTGGGCCTCTCGATCGTCAAGCACGTCGCGGCCACCCACGGCGGCGACGTACGGGTGTGGTCGGTCGAGGGCCAGGGCTCCACGTTCACGCTCACCCTGCCGGTGCAGCCCGAGCGGCACACCGCCCCCGCGCAGCACTCGCTCGCCCCCAAGGACACGCCCCCGCCGCATCCGCCGGCCGGGACCCCGCAGAACCGTGAGGAGGGCCCGTGA
- the mshA gene encoding D-inositol-3-phosphate glycosyltransferase, with the protein MAGSLIGRVAMISLHTSPLDQPGTGDAGGMNVYVVEVARRLAARGIEVDVFTRATSSRLDPVVPLCDGVAVHHVPAGPFEGLTKQELPGQLCVFAREVLRAEAAKPAGHFDVVHSHYWLSGQVGALARDRWGVPLVHSMHTMAKVKNTALAVGDTPEPPARLIGEQQVVEAADVLIANTDLEAHQLIDLYDAQPARVQVVHPGVDTDVFRARTDAERAEARRQRDLPQDALVLLFAGRIQPLKAPDVLLRAVAELVARRPDLRPRLVVPVVGGPSGSGLERPTALANLATELGITDVVRFVPPVPQHELAGWYSAATLVAVPSYNESFGLVAAEAQACGAPVVAAAVGGLTTVVDDGNSGLLVDTHQPHDWAAALEKVAGDPGLRDRLAAGALVQAERFSWDATAERTLSVYERARSLMRQANQPVG; encoded by the coding sequence ATGGCAGGCTCCCTGATCGGGCGCGTGGCCATGATCAGTCTGCACACCTCGCCGCTGGACCAGCCCGGCACGGGCGACGCCGGCGGCATGAACGTCTACGTCGTCGAGGTCGCCCGCAGGCTCGCGGCCCGCGGCATCGAGGTCGACGTGTTCACCCGGGCCACCAGCTCCCGGCTCGACCCGGTGGTGCCGCTGTGCGACGGCGTGGCGGTGCACCACGTGCCCGCCGGCCCGTTCGAGGGCCTGACCAAGCAGGAGCTGCCCGGGCAGCTGTGCGTGTTCGCCCGCGAGGTGCTGCGCGCCGAGGCCGCCAAGCCGGCCGGCCACTTCGACGTCGTGCACTCCCACTACTGGCTCTCCGGCCAGGTCGGCGCCCTGGCCCGCGACCGCTGGGGCGTGCCGCTGGTGCACTCGATGCACACGATGGCGAAGGTCAAGAACACCGCGCTCGCCGTCGGCGACACCCCCGAGCCGCCCGCCCGGCTGATCGGCGAGCAGCAGGTCGTCGAGGCCGCCGACGTGCTCATCGCCAACACCGACCTCGAGGCCCACCAGCTCATCGACCTGTACGACGCCCAGCCGGCCCGCGTCCAGGTGGTGCACCCCGGCGTCGACACCGACGTGTTCCGGGCGCGCACCGACGCCGAGCGGGCCGAGGCCCGCCGCCAGCGTGACCTGCCGCAGGACGCGCTGGTGCTGCTGTTCGCGGGCCGGATCCAGCCGCTGAAGGCGCCCGACGTGCTGCTGCGCGCCGTCGCCGAGCTGGTCGCGCGGCGCCCCGACCTGCGCCCGCGGCTGGTGGTGCCGGTGGTCGGCGGCCCTTCGGGCAGCGGCCTGGAGCGACCCACCGCGCTGGCCAACCTGGCCACCGAGCTGGGGATCACCGACGTGGTCCGGTTCGTGCCGCCGGTGCCGCAGCACGAGCTCGCGGGCTGGTACTCCGCCGCCACGCTGGTCGCGGTGCCCTCCTACAACGAGTCGTTCGGCCTGGTTGCGGCCGAGGCGCAGGCGTGCGGGGCGCCCGTGGTCGCCGCCGCCGTGGGCGGGCTGACCACGGTCGTCGACGACGGCAACAGCGGCCTGCTGGTCGACACCCACCAGCCGCACGACTGGGCCGCGGCGCTGGAGAAGGTGGCCGGCGACCCGGGCCTGCGGGACCGGCTCGCCGCCGGTGCGCTGGTGCAGGCCGAGCGCTTCTCCTGGGACGCCACGGCCGAGCGGACCCTGTCGGTCTACGAGCGGGCCCGGTCCCTGATGCGCCAGGCGAACCAGCCGGTCGGCTGA
- a CDS encoding YbjN domain-containing protein yields MSDPADVVRTWLRDNEVEFEETEARQFSFALPGEKKLQTPVRLDLGPHALGVHAFVCRRPDEQFERVYRWLLERNMRMYAVAFGIDTHGDIYLDARLPLSSVNAEDLDRLLGSVLEYADSAFNTILELGFETSIRKEWEWRIERGESTANLEAFRGWLESD; encoded by the coding sequence ATGAGTGACCCCGCCGACGTCGTACGCACCTGGCTGCGGGACAACGAGGTCGAGTTCGAGGAGACCGAGGCGCGCCAGTTCAGCTTCGCGCTGCCCGGCGAGAAGAAGCTGCAGACGCCGGTGCGTCTCGACCTCGGCCCGCACGCCCTCGGGGTGCACGCGTTCGTGTGCCGGCGCCCTGATGAGCAGTTCGAGCGGGTCTACCGCTGGCTGCTCGAGCGGAACATGAGGATGTACGCCGTCGCGTTCGGCATCGACACCCACGGCGACATCTACCTCGACGCCCGCCTGCCGCTGTCGTCGGTGAACGCCGAGGACCTGGACCGGCTGCTCGGCTCGGTGCTGGAGTACGCCGACTCCGCGTTCAACACCATCCTCGAGCTCGGCTTCGAGACCTCGATCCGCAAGGAGTGGGAGTGGCGGATCGAGCGCGGGGAGTCCACCGCCAACCTGGAGGCGTTCCGGGGCTGGCTGGAGTCGGACTGA
- a CDS encoding aspartate/glutamate racemase family protein — protein sequence MQTIGLVGGMSWESSAAYYEALNRGVEESLGGLHSARSVLASVDFAEVTALQEAEDWDGVAEVLRAAAISVERAGADFLMLCTTTFHRVAEQVSDAVDIPLLHLGDVVAQACKAQDVETVALLGTKFAMSRTFFTDRIASHGLEVLVPEPERHDEMNRIIYDELVHGKVIDASRKNVVALIDELWDAGAGGVILGCSELELLVRQADSDLPVFGCTSLHVAAALDRALA from the coding sequence ATGCAGACCATCGGACTCGTCGGCGGCATGTCGTGGGAGAGCAGCGCGGCGTACTACGAGGCACTCAACCGTGGTGTCGAGGAGAGTCTGGGTGGGCTGCACTCCGCCCGCAGCGTCCTGGCCTCCGTCGACTTCGCCGAGGTCACCGCGCTGCAGGAGGCCGAGGACTGGGACGGCGTCGCCGAGGTCCTGCGGGCAGCCGCGATCTCCGTCGAGCGCGCCGGCGCCGACTTCCTGATGCTGTGCACCACCACGTTCCACCGCGTCGCCGAGCAGGTCTCCGACGCCGTCGACATCCCGCTGCTGCACCTCGGCGACGTCGTCGCACAGGCGTGCAAGGCCCAGGACGTGGAGACCGTGGCGCTGCTCGGCACCAAGTTCGCGATGTCGCGCACCTTTTTCACCGACCGGATCGCCTCGCACGGCCTCGAGGTCCTCGTGCCCGAGCCCGAGCGGCACGACGAGATGAACCGGATCATCTACGACGAGCTCGTGCACGGGAAGGTCATCGACGCCTCCCGCAAGAACGTCGTGGCGCTGATCGACGAGCTCTGGGACGCCGGCGCCGGCGGCGTCATCCTCGGCTGCTCCGAGCTCGAGCTGCTCGTCCGCCAGGCCGACTCCGACCTGCCCGTCTTCGGCTGCACGTCTTTGCACGTCGCGGCGGCCCTGGACCGCGCGCTGGCCTGA
- a CDS encoding SDR family NAD(P)-dependent oxidoreductase: protein MSNRVAVVTGASSGIGEATARHLAREGFEVVCAARRTDRIETLAAEIGGRAVACDVTDADQVAALAEAAGPRVDVLVNNAGGAFGLEPVAEGDAEQWRAMYDVNVVGLMLVTKALLPALIASGAGVIVNVGSIAGRRAYEGGAGYTAAKHGTKVVTETLRLELVDQPVRVCEVAPGMVRTDEFSLVRFGGDQEKADAVYAGVDAPLVADDVADAITWVATRPAHVNIDELVIKPRAQAAPHKVHRVL, encoded by the coding sequence ATGAGCAACCGCGTCGCCGTCGTCACCGGAGCCTCCAGCGGGATCGGGGAGGCCACCGCCCGCCACCTCGCCCGGGAGGGGTTCGAGGTCGTCTGTGCGGCGCGGCGCACCGACCGGATCGAGACCCTCGCCGCCGAGATCGGCGGCCGCGCCGTCGCCTGCGACGTCACCGACGCCGACCAGGTCGCCGCGCTCGCCGAGGCGGCCGGCCCGCGGGTCGACGTACTGGTCAACAACGCCGGCGGTGCCTTCGGCCTGGAGCCCGTCGCCGAGGGCGACGCCGAGCAGTGGCGCGCCATGTACGACGTCAACGTGGTCGGGCTGATGCTCGTCACCAAGGCGCTGCTGCCCGCGCTGATCGCCTCCGGCGCCGGCGTCATCGTCAACGTCGGCTCCATCGCCGGGCGCCGCGCCTACGAGGGCGGAGCGGGCTACACCGCCGCCAAGCACGGCACCAAGGTGGTCACCGAGACGCTGCGCCTGGAGCTGGTCGACCAGCCGGTGCGGGTCTGCGAGGTCGCCCCCGGCATGGTGCGCACCGACGAGTTCTCCCTCGTCCGGTTCGGCGGCGACCAGGAGAAGGCCGACGCCGTCTACGCCGGGGTCGACGCCCCGCTGGTGGCCGACGACGTCGCCGACGCGATCACCTGGGTCGCCACCCGGCCCGCGCACGTCAACATCGACGAGCTCGTCATCAAGCCGCGCGCGCAGGCCGCGCCGCACAAGGTGCACCGGGTCCTCTGA